One Desulfovibrio fairfieldensis genomic window carries:
- a CDS encoding CgeB family protein encodes MPATSLRILVILPMYGGSLPIGRYCASALRGLGHTVRLFEAPLLYPAFTGLKGLGLTPAQTVPLENSFLQVVSQAIWAQVQSLEPHFVLALAQAPMSRSLLQRLRRAGVRTAMWFVEDYRIFNYWRTYAPLYDAFAVIQKAPFLSELARIGQAHALYLPLAALPEFHKPLELSLAEQKEYGSDIAFLGAGYPNRRLAFRPLAGRDFKIWGSDWEGESLLAGNIQRRGARISEEESVKVYNAARVNLNLHSSLQGGDLVGHGDFVNPRTFELAAMGAFQLVDQRSLLGELFAPDELATFTSMNEFYAGIDHFLAHPEEREAYARRARERTLREHTYERRMDALLDYLEAELGPWPQSGPEQAAPPELGPQLREDLAQLMRKLGLGPHAAFDDVLARLREQSGALSDLETSLLFLDEWRGQYLKK; translated from the coding sequence ATGCCCGCCACGTCGTTACGCATTTTGGTGATTCTGCCCATGTACGGCGGTTCGCTGCCCATAGGCCGGTATTGTGCCTCGGCCCTGCGCGGACTGGGGCATACGGTGCGGCTTTTTGAAGCCCCTTTGCTTTATCCGGCATTTACCGGCCTCAAGGGATTGGGCCTGACGCCCGCCCAGACCGTGCCGCTGGAAAATTCTTTTTTGCAGGTGGTGTCCCAGGCCATCTGGGCCCAGGTGCAGTCGCTGGAGCCGCATTTTGTGCTGGCGCTGGCCCAGGCCCCTATGAGCCGGAGCCTGTTGCAACGACTGCGGCGCGCCGGGGTGCGCACGGCCATGTGGTTTGTGGAAGATTACCGGATCTTCAACTACTGGCGGACCTACGCGCCTTTGTATGATGCCTTCGCGGTCATTCAGAAAGCCCCCTTCCTCTCGGAGCTGGCCCGAATCGGGCAGGCCCATGCCTTGTATCTGCCTCTGGCGGCCCTGCCGGAATTTCACAAGCCGCTGGAATTGAGCTTGGCCGAGCAAAAGGAATATGGTTCGGACATCGCCTTTTTGGGCGCGGGCTATCCCAACCGGCGGCTGGCTTTTCGGCCCCTGGCCGGGCGGGATTTCAAAATCTGGGGTTCGGACTGGGAAGGTGAAAGCTTGCTGGCCGGGAATATCCAGCGCCGGGGCGCGCGCATCAGCGAAGAGGAGAGCGTCAAGGTCTACAATGCCGCCAGGGTGAATCTCAATCTGCATTCCAGCCTGCAGGGCGGCGACCTGGTCGGCCACGGGGATTTCGTCAACCCGCGCACATTTGAACTGGCTGCCATGGGGGCTTTTCAACTGGTGGATCAGCGCTCTCTGCTGGGCGAACTTTTTGCGCCGGATGAGTTGGCCACGTTCACATCCATGAATGAATTTTACGCCGGGATCGACCACTTCCTGGCGCATCCCGAAGAGCGTGAGGCCTATGCCCGCCGCGCTCGGGAACGGACGCTGCGCGAACATACCTATGAGCGGCGCATGGACGCCTTGCTGGACTATCTGGAAGCGGAACTGGGGCCCTGGCCCCAAAGCGGGCCCGAACAGGCCGCGCCGCCGGAGCTTGGTCCGCAGTTGCGGGAAGATCTGGCGCAACTGATGCGCAAGCTGGGCCTTGGTCCGCATGCCGCCTTTGACGATGTGCTGGCCCGCCTGCGCGAGCAGAGCGGGGCGTTGAGCGATCTGGAAACCAGCCTGCTTTTTCTGGACGAGTGGCGCGGGCAGTATCTAAAAAAGTAG
- the ybgF gene encoding tol-pal system protein YbgF — protein MKKKLVLPTACLVLAIGGCASTGQMRKVEATGEENQRVLRETDQRLHNLENSVAALNSQVALLNNRVYEVRTRSGHKTGMTVVPIIPPQTARHTTPASSPQSAAMPHGEATGGKTPPVVQGGPAVASAKKIDPAAPPAPFPGGTPSAKAEKGGEKPVGPSGQVGRPEAVAGPSGQLAAVAAPGGLALPPTEAPSTPAEKPVSSSVIGDKGASQVAPSADGTASVPVPTLPPSDLALPPEHPGLPPVDAPSASAVPASPAASPAPGPVATGGQPTAPSKPAASAKGEEAAYKAALKVALSGHSAEGISRFREFLQQYPQGRYAANAEYWIGECLYAQGNYKEALVQFQTVNTNYPRHHKNADALLKAGMSLSRLGDKPGAAQKYRTLLADFPNSEAARMARSRGLAR, from the coding sequence ATGAAAAAAAAATTGGTGCTTCCGACGGCCTGCCTTGTTCTGGCAATAGGCGGCTGCGCTTCCACCGGCCAGATGCGGAAGGTAGAGGCCACCGGCGAGGAAAATCAGCGGGTTCTGCGTGAAACGGATCAGCGCCTGCACAATCTGGAAAACAGTGTGGCCGCATTGAACAGCCAGGTCGCCCTGCTGAATAATCGTGTGTATGAAGTGCGCACTCGCAGCGGGCATAAAACCGGCATGACCGTAGTGCCGATCATTCCGCCGCAAACCGCGCGTCACACGACCCCGGCTTCTTCTCCCCAAAGTGCGGCTATGCCGCACGGCGAGGCGACAGGCGGAAAAACGCCGCCTGTGGTGCAGGGCGGACCGGCTGTGGCTTCCGCCAAAAAAATCGATCCCGCCGCGCCTCCGGCGCCTTTTCCCGGCGGTACGCCTTCTGCCAAGGCTGAAAAAGGCGGAGAAAAGCCCGTGGGTCCCTCCGGTCAGGTGGGACGGCCCGAAGCCGTCGCCGGACCTTCCGGTCAGTTGGCGGCCGTCGCTGCTCCGGGCGGCTTGGCCCTTCCCCCCACCGAGGCTCCCTCCACTCCGGCGGAGAAACCGGTTTCGTCCTCCGTTATCGGCGACAAGGGAGCGTCCCAGGTTGCTCCTTCTGCCGACGGCACGGCATCCGTGCCTGTACCCACCCTACCGCCTTCCGATCTGGCCCTCCCGCCGGAACACCCCGGTCTGCCGCCCGTGGATGCGCCTTCGGCTTCCGCTGTCCCCGCCTCGCCTGCGGCGAGTCCCGCTCCCGGCCCCGTGGCAACAGGGGGCCAGCCCACAGCGCCGTCCAAGCCTGCCGCAAGTGCCAAGGGAGAGGAGGCCGCTTACAAGGCTGCCCTCAAGGTAGCGCTTTCCGGTCATTCCGCCGAAGGGATCAGCCGGTTCCGCGAATTTTTGCAGCAATATCCGCAGGGGCGTTATGCGGCCAATGCCGAATACTGGATCGGAGAATGCCTTTACGCCCAAGGCAACTATAAGGAAGCACTGGTCCAGTTCCAGACCGTCAATACCAACTATCCCCGCCATCACAAAAACGCCGACGCCTTGCTCAAGGCGGGCATGAGTCTGAGCCGCCTGGGTGACAAGCCGGGCGCGGCCCAAAAATATCGGACCCTGCTGGCTGATTTTCCCAATTCCGAGGCGGCGCGTATGGCCCGTTCGCGGGGGCTGGCCCGCTGA